A stretch of the Sulfurimonas sp. HSL-1656 genome encodes the following:
- a CDS encoding DUF4810 domain-containing protein — protein sequence MKLGMMMKALLPLAAVALMTGCATKPQALYNYGTYSESYYAYKQDTSAENLLAMQQAILTAIENANESVSKRVAPGMYANLGYIYFKQGDTKQAVHYFEMEKSLYPESAHFMDRVIEKVRKAEAKGAKS from the coding sequence GTGAAGCTGGGCATGATGATGAAAGCGCTCCTCCCGCTGGCGGCGGTGGCCCTGATGACGGGGTGCGCCACGAAACCGCAGGCACTCTATAACTACGGTACCTACAGCGAAAGCTACTACGCGTACAAACAGGACACCAGTGCGGAGAACCTCCTGGCGATGCAGCAGGCGATCCTGACAGCCATCGAAAACGCCAATGAGAGCGTTTCCAAGCGTGTGGCGCCGGGAATGTACGCGAACCTGGGCTACATCTACTTCAAGCAGGGGGACACCAAGCAGGCCGTCCACTATTTCGAGATGGAAAAGAGCCTCTACCCGGAGTCGGCGCACTTTATGGACCGCGTCATTGAGAAGGTGCGCAAAGCCGAAGCGAAGGGGGCAAAATCATGA
- a CDS encoding GNA1162 family protein, with translation MKYGKIAALAASIFAAMIMTGCAAHNAGISKGEAFPQMYEEDPRSILVLPAMNESTDAEAKAYYATTIEMPIAQTGYYVFPMEMVSDVLKQEGVYDTELLYSMSADKFYDYFGADVVMYTRIKKWDVSYMVLASSLTVTIESEAYSTKTNEKLWDYDGSVTVDLTSNSGGGGLAGLLVQAIGTAINTAAADYVEYAHVANARLFFALPAGPYHPAHRTDQGVVIRKR, from the coding sequence ATGAAGTACGGAAAAATAGCTGCACTGGCGGCGTCGATTTTCGCCGCGATGATCATGACGGGGTGTGCCGCGCATAACGCGGGCATTAGCAAAGGCGAAGCGTTCCCCCAGATGTATGAGGAGGACCCGCGCTCCATTCTGGTACTGCCGGCGATGAACGAAAGTACCGATGCCGAGGCGAAAGCCTACTACGCCACGACGATCGAAATGCCGATCGCGCAGACGGGCTACTATGTCTTCCCGATGGAGATGGTCAGCGACGTCCTCAAGCAGGAGGGTGTCTATGACACCGAACTGCTTTACAGCATGTCCGCGGACAAGTTCTACGACTACTTCGGCGCGGACGTCGTCATGTACACCCGCATCAAGAAGTGGGACGTCTCCTACATGGTCCTGGCTTCTTCTCTGACGGTGACGATCGAATCGGAAGCGTACTCGACCAAGACCAACGAGAAGCTGTGGGATTACGACGGCAGCGTCACCGTCGACCTCACCAGCAACAGCGGCGGCGGCGGACTGGCCGGACTGCTGGTCCAGGCGATCGGTACGGCGATCAATACCGCCGCGGCCGATTATGTCGAATATGCCCATGTCGCGAATGCACGCCTTTTCTTCGCACTGCCGGCGGGCCCTTACCACCCGGCCCACCGGACGGACCAGGGTGTCGTGATCCGCAAACGCTAG